One region of Gossypium raimondii isolate GPD5lz chromosome 6, ASM2569854v1, whole genome shotgun sequence genomic DNA includes:
- the LOC105774874 gene encoding cysteine proteinase mucunain has translation MDSQPSTMAILLLMMFTLSSAFDMSVVSYDKSHPDRSMSSWRTFDEIMAMYEDWLVKHGKVYNGLGEKEKRFEIFKDNLRFIDEHNSEETHSFKLGLNQFADLTNEEYRFTFLGVKKPNKKVSKRSDRYVQLLGEAALPDSVDWRTKGAVAPVKDQGSCGSCWAFSTIAAVEGINKIITGDLIVLSEQELVDCDTSYNEGCNGGLMDYAFEFIIKNGGIDTEEDYPYTNHNGRCDTYRKNAKVVSIEAYENVPENDEGALKKAVSNQPVSVAIEAGGRAFQLYQSGIFDGQCGTQLDHGATIVGYGTENGKDYWIVRNSWGDNWGEAGYVRMERNVVDTKTGKCGIAMEASYPIKTGRNPPNPGPSPPSPVKPPTVCDNYYSCPESNTCCCVYEHYGYCLAWGCCSIEAATCCEDNYSCCPHDYPACNINEGTCLMSKDNPLGVKAMKRTPAKPFWGDGSVVGKSRA, from the exons ATGGATTCACAACCATCAACAATGGCGATTCTCTTGCTGATGATGTTCACTTTATCATCAGCTTTCGACATGTCAGTCGTATCCTACGACAAATCCCATCCCGACCGGTCGATGTCTAGTTGGAGAACCTTCGACGAGATTATGGCAATGTATGAGGACTGGCTTGTAAAACATGGCAAAGTTTACAATGGTTTaggagagaaagagaaaaggtTCGAGATTTTTAAAGATAATCTCAGGTTCATCGATGAACATAACTCGGAGGAGACCCATAGTTTCAAGCTTGGGTTGAACCAGTTCGCCGACTTGACCAACGAGGAGTACCGTTTTACTTTCTTGGGTGTTAAGAAACCTAATAAGAAGGTTTCCAAGAGGAGTGATCGTTACGTGCAGCTCCTCGGCGAGGCGGCCTTGCCGGATTCTGTTGATTGGAGGACAAAAGGTGCTGTGGCTCCGGTTAAAGATCAAGGTTCTTGTG GGAGTTGCTGGGCTTTTTCAACTATTGCTGCAGTGGAAGGGATAAACAAAATCATTACAGGCGACCTCATAGTTCTCTCAGAGCAAGAATTAGTGGATTGTGATACATCCTACAATGAAGGATGCAATGGTGGCCTTATGGATTATGCCTTtgaattcatcataaaaaatgGTGGCATTGACACTGAAGAAGATTACCCTTATACCAATCATAATGGCAGATGTGACACCTATAGG AAGAATGCCAAGGTTGTTTCAATTGAAGCTTATGAAAATGTTCCGGAAAACGACGAGGGTGCATTGAAAAAGGCAGTCTCAAATCAACCGGTTAGTGTTGCTATCGAAGCCGGAGGCAGGGCTTTCCAGTTATATCAATCT GGTATATTTGATGGTCAATGTGGCACACAATTAGACCATGGTGCGACTATTGTTGGATATGGTACTGAAAATGGTAAAGACTATTGGATTGTAAGGAATTCATGGGGTGATAATTGGGGAGAGGCAGGCTATGTGCGGATGGAACGAAACGTGGTTGATACCAAGACCGGCAAATGCGGAATTGCAATGGAAGCCTCTTATCCTATCAAAACGGGACGAAACCCACCTAATCCGGGTCCTTCTCCGCCGTCTCCCGTAAAGCCTCCTACGGTTTGTGATAATTATTATAGTTGTCCCGAGAGCAATACTTGTTGTTGCGTCTACGAGCACTATGGCTACTGCCTCGCGTGGGGATGTTGCTCGATTGAGGCTGCTACTTGTTGTGAAGACAACTATAGTTGCTGTCCACATGACTACCCTGCTTGCAACATAAATGAAGGAACTTGCTTGATG AGCAAGGACAATCCGTTGGGAGTGAAGGCGATGAAGCGGACTCCGGCGAAACCATTCTGGGGAGATGGAAGTGTAGTCGGAAAAAGCAGGGCTTAA